The following are encoded together in the Mycteria americana isolate JAX WOST 10 ecotype Jacksonville Zoo and Gardens chromosome 2, USCA_MyAme_1.0, whole genome shotgun sequence genome:
- the SALL3 gene encoding sal-like protein 3 yields MSRRKQAKPQHLKSDEELQAEVVSEHAVPGEGADDGDSGNESRSGSEETNVCEKCCAEFFKWTDFLEHKKSCTKNPLVLIVNEDEAAPPPAEEFPEPSPASSPSDQAESEAAEEGVQAENNDSSEIKTTEKEEEPMEVETSAEKSFQNQGTSNTATPLPQIPEPSSMTSYNMPNTNVTLETLLSTKVAVAQFSQSARTTTSASISSGVTAVAIPMILEQLMALQQQQIHQLQLIEQIRSQVAMMNRQPLRPSLNPVVAAQGGPGQASNQLQGFATSAAVQLTTVIPPAIVGQAASGQPSAFDGSQHISRPTSGASTPNISSGGSSAPPESSVPSSSNAITSITPVSVSNAPNSASQPQNASTPPSIGHGSLTSVSSLPNPLLPQSSSNSVIFPNPLVSIAATANALDPLSALMKHRKGKPPNVSVFEPKSSSEDPFFKHKCRFCAKVFGSDSALQIHLRSHTGERPFKCNICGNRFSTKGNLKVHFQRHKEKYPHIQMNPYPVPEYLDNVPTCSGIPYGMSLPPEKPVTTWLDSKPVLPTVPTSIGLQLPPTIPGVNSYGDSPSITPMSRSPQRPSPASSECTSLSPSLNTSESGVPASAESPQPVQSGTSLTKAEPVTLPPTSTRLGDLSAGGQVSTASTSSIPTAVTDSSIATSLPNPVLPAGSDQFKAKFPFGGLLDSMQTSETSKLQQLVENIDKKMTDPNQCVICHRVLSCQSALKMHYRTHTGERPFKCKICGRAFTTKGNLKTHFGVHRAKPPLRVQHSCPICQKKFTNAVVLQQHIRMHMGGQIPNTPLPEGFQDAMDSELSYDEKNVDTLSNFDDDIDENSMEEDPELKDTASDSSKPLISYSGSCPSSPPSVISSIAALENQMKMIDSVMNCQQLTSLKSIENGSGESDHLSNDSSSAVGDLESQSAGSPAMSESSSSMQALSPVNSNSESFRSKSPGLSNQEEPQEIQLKTEKPDSPPPATENGGALDLTSTNPGRPVIKEEAPFSLLFLNRERGPSQSTPSLVTSTAPTMIKMEVNGHSKPISLGEVPSLPAGIQVPAAPQTVMSPGITPMLAPPPRRTPKQHNCQSCGKTFSSASALQIHERTHTGEKPFGCTICGRAFTTKGNLKVHMGTHMWNNAPARRGRRLSVENPMALLGGDALKFSEMFQKDLAARAMNVDPNFWNQYAAAITNGLAMKNNEISVIQNGGIPQLPVSLGGGAIPPLSNLTSGMDKARTGSSPPIVGLDKASSETGASRPFTRFIEDNKEIGIN; encoded by the exons CAGtcccaggagaaggagcagatGATGGTGATAGCGGGAACGAGAGCAGGAGCGGAAGCGAGGAAACCAATGTTTGTGAGAAATGCTGCGCCGAGTTCTTTAAGTGGACTGACTTCCTGGAGCACAAGAAGAGCTGCACTAAAAACCCCCTGGTGCTGATCGTGAACGAAGATGAAGCAGCTCCACCCCCCGCTGAGGAGTTCCCCGAGCCCTCGCCCGCTAGCTCTCCCAGTGACCAGGCAGAGAGTGAAGCTGCTGAAGAAGGTGTCCAGGCAGAAAACAATGATAGCTCTGAgataaaaaccacagaaaaggaagaagagccaATGGAGGTAGAAACTTCTGCGGAGAAAAGTTTCCAGAATCAAGGCACCTCAAACACAGCTACTCCTCTACCTCAGATCCCTGAACCATCTTCCATGACAAGCTATAACATGCCAAACACCAATGTCACGCTAGAGACTCTGCTGAGCACTAAAGTGGCGGTTGCGCAGTTCTCACAGAGTGCACGGACCACCACTTCCGCAAGCATCAGCAGCGGGGTGACGGCCGTGGCCATCCCTATGATCCTGGAGCAGCTCatggccctgcagcagcagcagattcaCCAGCTCCAGCTAATTGAGCAGATCCGCAGCCAAGTGGCAATGATGAACCGCCAGCCTCTACGGCCGTCTCTCAACCCGGTCGTGGCCGCCCAGGGTGGTCCCGGGCAGGCATCCAACCAGCTGCAGGGGTTTGCCACCAGCGCTGCCGTCCAGCTCACTACAGTCATTCCTCCCGCCATTGTGGGGCAGGCCGCCAGCGGTCAGCCCTCTGCCTTCGACGGCTCTCAGCACATCTCAAGACCTACATCTGGAGCAAGTACGCCCAATATATCCAGTGGTGGCTCTTCTGCCCCACCTGAATCAAGCGTACCTTCCTCCTCGAACGCAATTACGTCCATAACTCCCGTTTCTGTGTCAAACGCTCCTAACAGTGCTTCACAGCCCCAGAATGCTTCGACTCCGCCTTCAATAGGACATGGAAGCCTCACTTCAGTGTCCAGCCTGCCAAACCCACTTCTACCTCAGAGTTCATCAAATAGTGTGATCTTCCCCAATCCGCTGGTTAGCATCGCTGCAACAGCTAACGCGCTAGATCCTCTGTCCGCCCTTATGAAGCACCGCAAAGGAAAGCCACCAAATGTGTCAGTGTTTGAACCCAAGTCAAGCTCTGAGGATCccttttttaaacataaatgcCGATTTTGTGCCAAGGTCTTTGGAAGTGACAGTGCTTTACAAATTCACCTCCGCTCACATACAGGTGAAAGACCTTTTAAATGTAACATATGCGGAAACCGCTTTTCCACAAAGGGCAACCTGAAAGTTCATTTTCAGAGGCATAAAGAGAAATACCCTCATATTCAGATGAACCCTTATCCTGTTCCAGAATACCTCGATAATGTGCCCACCTGCTCTGGAATCCCCTATGGGATGTCACTGCCCCCTGAAAAGCCGGTCACAACGTGGTTAGACAGCAAACCTGTTTTACCGACTGTCCCAACTTCCATTGGGCTCCAGTTGCCCCCCACTATACCTGGTGTGAACAGTTATGGAGATTCTCCAAGTATCACTCCTATGAGCAGGTCACCCCAGAGgccttctcctgcctccagcgAATGCACTTCTCTATCCCCGAGCCTCAACACTTCTGAGTCGGGCGTTCCAGCATCTGCCGAATCCCCACAGCCCGTTCAGAGTGGCACATCTCTGACCAAGGCAGAACCTGTCACTCTGCCTCCCACGAGCACGCGGCTTGGGGACCTTTCTGCAGGTGGGCAAGTTTCCACAGCTTCCACGTCTTCAATTCCTACTGCTGTTACGGACAGCAGCATTGCAACAAGCCTCCCAAACCCTGTGCTTCCAGCAGGTTCTGACCAGTTTAAGGCAAAGTTTCCATTCGGTGGTCTGCTAGACTCTATGCAAACGTCAGAAACCTCAAAACTACAACAGCTAGTGGAGAACATTGATAAGAAGATGACAGATCCAAATCAATGTGTCATTTGTCACCGTGTGCTTAGTTGTCAGAGTGCTCTCAAGATGCATTACAGAACGCATACGGGAGAAAGaccatttaaatgcaaaatttgtgGACGTGCCTTTACTACGAAAGGCAATCTAAAAACACATTTTGGAGTTCATCGAGCGAAGCCACCACTTAGAGTACAGCACTCGTGTCCTATTTGTCAGAAGAAATTTACAAATGCGGTTGTTCTTCAGCAGCACATTCGTATGCATATGGGCGGGCAAATTCCAAACACGCCGCTACCAGAGGGCTTCCAGGACGCCATGGACTCAGAGCTTTCCTACGATGAGAAGAATGTTGACACGCTGAGCAACTTTGATGATGACATTGATGAAAATTCTatggaagaggacccggagctaAAGGACACAGCAAGTGACTCATCCAAACCCCTTATCTCTTACTCTGGATCATGTCCTTCTTCACCACCTTCTGTGATCTCCAGTATTGCTGCTTTGGAGAATCAAATGAAGATGATTGATTCTGTCATGAACTGTCAGCAGCTGACCAGTTTAAAATCCATAGAAAATGGATCAGGGGAAAGTGACCATTTGAGCAATGACTCCTCATCAGCTGTTGGTGATCTTGAAAGCCAgagtgcaggcagccctgcaatGTCAGAGTCTTCTTCCTCCATGCAAGCTTTGTCTCCTGTAAATAGCAATAGTGAAAGCTTCAGATCAAAGTCCCCAGGTCTCAGTAACCAGGAAGAGCCACAAGAAATacaattaaagacagaaaaaccaGACAGTCCACCACCCGCAACTGAAAATGGAGGCGCATTAGATCTGACATCCACCAACCCGGGAAGACCAGTCATCAAAGAGGAGGCTCCTTTTAGCCTGCTGTTCCTGAACAGAGAACGTG GTCCCAGCCAAAGTACTCCTAGCCTGGTCACCAGTACAGCGCCTACCATGATCAAAATGGAAGTGAATGGTCACAGCAAGCCGATCTCTTTGGGTGAGGTTCCCTCGCTTCCAGCTGGAATCCAGGTTCCTGCTGCACCACAGACAGTGATGAGTCCGGGGATCACCCCTATGCTGGCACCCCCCCCTCGCCGGACTCCCAAGCAGCACAACTGTCAGTCATGCGGAAAGACCTTCTCCTCAGCAAGTGCACTGCAGATACACGAGCGCACCCATACCGGTGAAAAACCGTTTGGTTGCACAATCTGTGGTAGAGCTTTTACCACAAAGGGGAATCTTAAG GTTCACATGGGAACTCACATGTGGAATAATGCCCCCGcacgccgcggccgccgcctctcTGTGGAAAACCCCATGGCTTTGCTTGGTGGTGATGCGCTCAAGTTCTCCGAGATGTTCCAGAAGGATTTGGCAGCTCGGGCCATGAATGTTGACCCCAATTTTTGGAACCAATACGCTGCAGCTATCACTAACGGACTTGCTATGAAGAACAATGAAATTTCTGTCATACAGAACGGAGGCATTCCCCAGCTCCCAGTAAGTCTAGGCGGAGGCGCCATCCCGCCTCTAAGTAACCTCACCAGTGGCATGGACAAAGCTCGCACGGGCAGCAGCCCTCCCATTGTCGGTCTGGACAAAGCAAGTTCTGAAACGGGAGCCAGTCGTCCATTCACCAGATTTATTGAGGATAATAAAGAGATTGGCATAAATTAA